A single genomic interval of Dromiciops gliroides isolate mDroGli1 chromosome 1, mDroGli1.pri, whole genome shotgun sequence harbors:
- the EEF1D gene encoding elongation factor 1-delta isoform X2, which translates to MRTRKPSCPLETVWEDKHKYDEAERLFYEREATQAAAAQAQQQPEEVVNGLSQDDSGDSSGRDTKKANNGKKQKKRKRSPKNHPCQTNLALVGLSADPIWFEKPLFDQAETSYRKKLADAVVVPRGMVPIEAAPATQLYSTLWPEKASPRAVVPKPGKALTAPCTHGSRVACHHMACGIWVNKFYFDRAEMAFVEWTQASTPPHSLDISSPQLPQDTSVASGRGTPDEGYMTAVTTPATPGPPIRGSSFTACWPSPPANGKPQLFSLQAMMQEVWLEKPQYDDAERCFYEAMFDGHPPGKVRLQERGGPSDVARRGRKDRRNRNNISKRIGPKRTDPVPSKEVDPALPYWYFLHKDGEPPWLSKSIYDSAESRHHATEALRMSWRAEAPPVSPVPAHRPASRAVPSATTPRPKAPVCLPHSLPEQQVASTSGKGRKTPLSRKMATSFLVHEKIWFDKFKYDDAERKFYEQMNGPVPVSSRQENGASVILRDIARARENIQKSLAGSTNTSSSSGPSGDHSELVTRISNLEAENRSLRSVIQDLQATISRLETRLCTLEKCSPSYRPLAPQTQYVSPMQMREPFTATATKKAATPAEDDEEDDDIDLFGSDDEEEDKEAARLREERLRQYAEKKAKKPGLIAKSSILLDVKPWDDETDMAKLEECVRSIQLDGLVWGGSKLVPVGYGIRKLQIQCVVEDDKVGTDILEEEITKFEDYVQSVDIAAFNKI; encoded by the exons ATGAGGACAAGGAAGCCCTCCTGCCCGCTGGAGACGGTCTGGGAGGATAAGCATAAATACGATGAAGCAGAGCGGCTATTCTACGAACGGGAAGCCACACAGGCCGCCGCAGCCCAGGCCCAGCAGCAACCAGAGGAGGTGGTAAACGGCCTCAGCCAGGATGATTCAGGGGACAGCAGCGGGCGGGACACCAAGAAAGCCAACAAcgggaagaagcagaagaagaggaAACGTTCACCCAAGAACCACCCATGTCAGACCAACCTAGCCCTAGTGGGCCTATCAGCTGACCCAATTTGGTTTGAAAAACCACTTTTTGACCAGGCAGAGACATCCTACCGCAAGAAGCTTGCAGATGCAGTAGTAGTTCCACGTGGCATGGTCCCCATAGAGGCAGCCCCAGCCACCCAGTTGTACTCAACACTCTGGCCAGAGAAGGCAAGTCCTCGGGCAGTGGTACCCAAGCCAGGGAAGGCCCTGACGGCCCCCTGCACCCATGGGAGCCGTGTGGCCTGCCATCATATGGCTTGTGGCATCTGGGTTAATAAGTTCTACTTTGACCGAGCTGAGATGGCATTTGTGGAGTGGACGCAGGCGTCCACCCCACCGCACTCCCTGGATATCTCATCCCCACAGCTGCCACAGGACACAAGTGTGGCAAGTGGGAGGGGCACCCCAGATGAAGGGTATATGACAGCTGTAACTACTCCTGCCACCCCAGGGCCACCCATTAGAGGCTCATCCTTCACTGCCTGCTGGCCCAGCCCACCAGCCAATGGTAAACCCCAGCTTTTTAGTCTTCAGGCAATGATGCAGGAGGTGTGGTTGGAGAAACCCCAGTATGATGATGCTGAGAGATGTTTCTATGAGGCCATGTTTGATGGCCATCCCCCAGGAAAGGTGAGGCTGCAGGAACGGGGTGGACCATCTGATGTAGCACGGCGGGGAAGAAAAGATAGACGAAACAGAAATAACATAAGCAAACGTATTGGTCCAAAGCGGACAGACCCTGTACCCTCCAAAGAAGTGGACCCTGCCTTGCCCTACTGGTATTTCTTGCACAAGGATGGTGAACCCCCATGGCTCAGCAAATCAATTTATGACAGTGCCGAATCCCGCCACCATGCTACTGAAGCCCTCCGAATGTCATGGCGAGCAGAAGCACCTCCAGTCTCGCCAGTCCCTGCCCATCGGCCTGCTTCTCGTGCTGTCCCCTCAGCAACTACACCAAGACCAAA GGCTCCTGTTTGTCTTCCCCACTCCCTACCAGAGCAACAAGTGGCATCCAccagtgggaagggaaggaaaacacCTCTCAGCAG GAAGATGGCAACCAGCTTCCTGGTGCATGAGAAGATCTGGTTCGACAAATTCAAGTATGATGATGCAGAGAGAAAGTTCTATGAGCAGATGAATGGTCCTGTGCCAGTCTCTTCCAGACAG GAGAACGGCGCCAGCGTGATCCTCCGTGACATTGCCAGAGCCAGGGAGAATATCCAGAAATCACTGGCCGGA AGCACAAACACCAGCTCTTCCAGTGGCCCCAGTGGGGACCATAGTGAGCTGGTCACCAGAATTTCCAACCTAGAGGCAGAGAACCGGAGCCTTCGGAGTG TGATTCAGGACCTACAGGCCACCATCTCCAGGCTTGAAACCCGGCTGTGCACCCTGgagaaatgctctccctcctaccGCCCTCTGGCTCCTCAGACTCAG TATGTGTCCCCTATGCAGATGAGGGAGCCATTCACAGCCACAGCCACTAAGAAGGCGGCCACCCCAGCAGAGGACGATGAGGAAGATGACGATATTGACCTGTTTGGTAGTGATGATGAGGAAGAAGACAAGGAAGCAGCCCGGCTTCGGGAGGAACGCCTTCGGCAATATGCAGAGAAGAAGGCAAAGAAGCCAGGACTGATTGCAAAGTCTTCTATCCTCCTAGATGTCAAGCCT TGGGATGACGAAACAGACATGGCAAAGTTGGAGGAGTGTGTCCGCTCTATACAGCTGGATGGACTGGTCTGGGGAGGCTCCAAGCTGGTGCCTGTGGGTTATGGCATTCGGAAGCTGCAGATCCAGTGTGTGGTAGAAGATGACAAGGTGGGCACAGACATCCTAGAGGAGGAGATCACCAAGTTCGAAGATTAT GTGCAGAGTGTTGACATCGCTGCTTTCAACAAGATCTAA
- the EEF1D gene encoding elongation factor 1-delta isoform X1, which yields MRTRKPSCPLETVWEDKHKYDEAERLFYEREATQAAAAQAQQQPEEVVNGLSQDDSGDSSGRDTKKANNGKKQKKRKRSPKNHPCQTNLALVGLSADPIWFEKPLFDQAETSYRKKLADAVVVPRGMVPIEAAPATQLYSTLWPEKASPRAVVPKPGKALTAPCTHGSRVACHHMACGIWVNKFYFDRAEMAFVEWTQASTPPHSLDISSPQLPQDTSVASGRGTPDEGYMTAVTTPATPGPPIRGSSFTACWPSPPANGKPQLFSLQAMMQEVWLEKPQYDDAERCFYEAMFDGHPPGKVRLQERGGPSDVARRGRKDRRNRNNISKRIGPKRTDPVPSKEVDPALPYWYFLHKDGEPPWLSKSIYDSAESRHHATEALRMSWRAEAPPVSPVPAHRPASRAVPSATTPRPKAPVCLPHSLPEQQVASTSGKGRKTPLSRKMATSFLVHEKIWFDKFKYDDAERKFYEQMNGPVPVSSRQENGASVILRDIARARENIQKSLAGLKMVLQSPPEALSQADPGPSTNTSSSSGPSGDHSELVTRISNLEAENRSLRSVIQDLQATISRLETRLCTLEKCSPSYRPLAPQTQYVSPMQMREPFTATATKKAATPAEDDEEDDDIDLFGSDDEEEDKEAARLREERLRQYAEKKAKKPGLIAKSSILLDVKPWDDETDMAKLEECVRSIQLDGLVWGGSKLVPVGYGIRKLQIQCVVEDDKVGTDILEEEITKFEDYVQSVDIAAFNKI from the exons ATGAGGACAAGGAAGCCCTCCTGCCCGCTGGAGACGGTCTGGGAGGATAAGCATAAATACGATGAAGCAGAGCGGCTATTCTACGAACGGGAAGCCACACAGGCCGCCGCAGCCCAGGCCCAGCAGCAACCAGAGGAGGTGGTAAACGGCCTCAGCCAGGATGATTCAGGGGACAGCAGCGGGCGGGACACCAAGAAAGCCAACAAcgggaagaagcagaagaagaggaAACGTTCACCCAAGAACCACCCATGTCAGACCAACCTAGCCCTAGTGGGCCTATCAGCTGACCCAATTTGGTTTGAAAAACCACTTTTTGACCAGGCAGAGACATCCTACCGCAAGAAGCTTGCAGATGCAGTAGTAGTTCCACGTGGCATGGTCCCCATAGAGGCAGCCCCAGCCACCCAGTTGTACTCAACACTCTGGCCAGAGAAGGCAAGTCCTCGGGCAGTGGTACCCAAGCCAGGGAAGGCCCTGACGGCCCCCTGCACCCATGGGAGCCGTGTGGCCTGCCATCATATGGCTTGTGGCATCTGGGTTAATAAGTTCTACTTTGACCGAGCTGAGATGGCATTTGTGGAGTGGACGCAGGCGTCCACCCCACCGCACTCCCTGGATATCTCATCCCCACAGCTGCCACAGGACACAAGTGTGGCAAGTGGGAGGGGCACCCCAGATGAAGGGTATATGACAGCTGTAACTACTCCTGCCACCCCAGGGCCACCCATTAGAGGCTCATCCTTCACTGCCTGCTGGCCCAGCCCACCAGCCAATGGTAAACCCCAGCTTTTTAGTCTTCAGGCAATGATGCAGGAGGTGTGGTTGGAGAAACCCCAGTATGATGATGCTGAGAGATGTTTCTATGAGGCCATGTTTGATGGCCATCCCCCAGGAAAGGTGAGGCTGCAGGAACGGGGTGGACCATCTGATGTAGCACGGCGGGGAAGAAAAGATAGACGAAACAGAAATAACATAAGCAAACGTATTGGTCCAAAGCGGACAGACCCTGTACCCTCCAAAGAAGTGGACCCTGCCTTGCCCTACTGGTATTTCTTGCACAAGGATGGTGAACCCCCATGGCTCAGCAAATCAATTTATGACAGTGCCGAATCCCGCCACCATGCTACTGAAGCCCTCCGAATGTCATGGCGAGCAGAAGCACCTCCAGTCTCGCCAGTCCCTGCCCATCGGCCTGCTTCTCGTGCTGTCCCCTCAGCAACTACACCAAGACCAAA GGCTCCTGTTTGTCTTCCCCACTCCCTACCAGAGCAACAAGTGGCATCCAccagtgggaagggaaggaaaacacCTCTCAGCAG GAAGATGGCAACCAGCTTCCTGGTGCATGAGAAGATCTGGTTCGACAAATTCAAGTATGATGATGCAGAGAGAAAGTTCTATGAGCAGATGAATGGTCCTGTGCCAGTCTCTTCCAGACAG GAGAACGGCGCCAGCGTGATCCTCCGTGACATTGCCAGAGCCAGGGAGAATATCCAGAAATCACTGGCCGGA cTCAAGATGGTGCTGCAAAGTCCCCCTGAGGCCCTGAGCCAGGCCGACCCTGGTCCT AGCACAAACACCAGCTCTTCCAGTGGCCCCAGTGGGGACCATAGTGAGCTGGTCACCAGAATTTCCAACCTAGAGGCAGAGAACCGGAGCCTTCGGAGTG TGATTCAGGACCTACAGGCCACCATCTCCAGGCTTGAAACCCGGCTGTGCACCCTGgagaaatgctctccctcctaccGCCCTCTGGCTCCTCAGACTCAG TATGTGTCCCCTATGCAGATGAGGGAGCCATTCACAGCCACAGCCACTAAGAAGGCGGCCACCCCAGCAGAGGACGATGAGGAAGATGACGATATTGACCTGTTTGGTAGTGATGATGAGGAAGAAGACAAGGAAGCAGCCCGGCTTCGGGAGGAACGCCTTCGGCAATATGCAGAGAAGAAGGCAAAGAAGCCAGGACTGATTGCAAAGTCTTCTATCCTCCTAGATGTCAAGCCT TGGGATGACGAAACAGACATGGCAAAGTTGGAGGAGTGTGTCCGCTCTATACAGCTGGATGGACTGGTCTGGGGAGGCTCCAAGCTGGTGCCTGTGGGTTATGGCATTCGGAAGCTGCAGATCCAGTGTGTGGTAGAAGATGACAAGGTGGGCACAGACATCCTAGAGGAGGAGATCACCAAGTTCGAAGATTAT GTGCAGAGTGTTGACATCGCTGCTTTCAACAAGATCTAA
- the EEF1D gene encoding elongation factor 1-delta isoform X4, which yields MRTRKPSCPLETVWEDKHKYDEAERLFYEREATQAAAAQAQQQPEEVVNGLSQDDSGDSSGRDTKKANNGKKQKKRKRSPKNHPCQTNLALVGLSADPIWFEKPLFDQAETSYRKKLADAVVVPRGMVPIEAAPATQLYSTLWPEKASPRAVVPKPGKALTAPCTHGSRVACHHMACGIWVNKFYFDRAEMAFVEWTQASTPPHSLDISSPQLPQDTSVASGRGTPDEGYMTAVTTPATPGPPIRGSSFTACWPSPPANGKPQLFSLQAMMQEVWLEKPQYDDAERCFYEAMFDGHPPGKVRLQERGGPSDVARRGRKDRRNRNNISKRIGPKRTDPVPSKEVDPALPYWYFLHKDGEPPWLSKSIYDSAESRHHATEALRMSWRAEAPPVSPVPAHRPASRAVPSATTPRPKAPVCLPHSLPEQQVASTSGKGRKTPLSRKMATSFLVHEKIWFDKFKYDDAERKFYEQMNGPVPVSSRQSTNTSSSSGPSGDHSELVTRISNLEAENRSLRSVIQDLQATISRLETRLCTLEKCSPSYRPLAPQTQYVSPMQMREPFTATATKKAATPAEDDEEDDDIDLFGSDDEEEDKEAARLREERLRQYAEKKAKKPGLIAKSSILLDVKPWDDETDMAKLEECVRSIQLDGLVWGGSKLVPVGYGIRKLQIQCVVEDDKVGTDILEEEITKFEDYVQSVDIAAFNKI from the exons ATGAGGACAAGGAAGCCCTCCTGCCCGCTGGAGACGGTCTGGGAGGATAAGCATAAATACGATGAAGCAGAGCGGCTATTCTACGAACGGGAAGCCACACAGGCCGCCGCAGCCCAGGCCCAGCAGCAACCAGAGGAGGTGGTAAACGGCCTCAGCCAGGATGATTCAGGGGACAGCAGCGGGCGGGACACCAAGAAAGCCAACAAcgggaagaagcagaagaagaggaAACGTTCACCCAAGAACCACCCATGTCAGACCAACCTAGCCCTAGTGGGCCTATCAGCTGACCCAATTTGGTTTGAAAAACCACTTTTTGACCAGGCAGAGACATCCTACCGCAAGAAGCTTGCAGATGCAGTAGTAGTTCCACGTGGCATGGTCCCCATAGAGGCAGCCCCAGCCACCCAGTTGTACTCAACACTCTGGCCAGAGAAGGCAAGTCCTCGGGCAGTGGTACCCAAGCCAGGGAAGGCCCTGACGGCCCCCTGCACCCATGGGAGCCGTGTGGCCTGCCATCATATGGCTTGTGGCATCTGGGTTAATAAGTTCTACTTTGACCGAGCTGAGATGGCATTTGTGGAGTGGACGCAGGCGTCCACCCCACCGCACTCCCTGGATATCTCATCCCCACAGCTGCCACAGGACACAAGTGTGGCAAGTGGGAGGGGCACCCCAGATGAAGGGTATATGACAGCTGTAACTACTCCTGCCACCCCAGGGCCACCCATTAGAGGCTCATCCTTCACTGCCTGCTGGCCCAGCCCACCAGCCAATGGTAAACCCCAGCTTTTTAGTCTTCAGGCAATGATGCAGGAGGTGTGGTTGGAGAAACCCCAGTATGATGATGCTGAGAGATGTTTCTATGAGGCCATGTTTGATGGCCATCCCCCAGGAAAGGTGAGGCTGCAGGAACGGGGTGGACCATCTGATGTAGCACGGCGGGGAAGAAAAGATAGACGAAACAGAAATAACATAAGCAAACGTATTGGTCCAAAGCGGACAGACCCTGTACCCTCCAAAGAAGTGGACCCTGCCTTGCCCTACTGGTATTTCTTGCACAAGGATGGTGAACCCCCATGGCTCAGCAAATCAATTTATGACAGTGCCGAATCCCGCCACCATGCTACTGAAGCCCTCCGAATGTCATGGCGAGCAGAAGCACCTCCAGTCTCGCCAGTCCCTGCCCATCGGCCTGCTTCTCGTGCTGTCCCCTCAGCAACTACACCAAGACCAAA GGCTCCTGTTTGTCTTCCCCACTCCCTACCAGAGCAACAAGTGGCATCCAccagtgggaagggaaggaaaacacCTCTCAGCAG GAAGATGGCAACCAGCTTCCTGGTGCATGAGAAGATCTGGTTCGACAAATTCAAGTATGATGATGCAGAGAGAAAGTTCTATGAGCAGATGAATGGTCCTGTGCCAGTCTCTTCCAGACAG AGCACAAACACCAGCTCTTCCAGTGGCCCCAGTGGGGACCATAGTGAGCTGGTCACCAGAATTTCCAACCTAGAGGCAGAGAACCGGAGCCTTCGGAGTG TGATTCAGGACCTACAGGCCACCATCTCCAGGCTTGAAACCCGGCTGTGCACCCTGgagaaatgctctccctcctaccGCCCTCTGGCTCCTCAGACTCAG TATGTGTCCCCTATGCAGATGAGGGAGCCATTCACAGCCACAGCCACTAAGAAGGCGGCCACCCCAGCAGAGGACGATGAGGAAGATGACGATATTGACCTGTTTGGTAGTGATGATGAGGAAGAAGACAAGGAAGCAGCCCGGCTTCGGGAGGAACGCCTTCGGCAATATGCAGAGAAGAAGGCAAAGAAGCCAGGACTGATTGCAAAGTCTTCTATCCTCCTAGATGTCAAGCCT TGGGATGACGAAACAGACATGGCAAAGTTGGAGGAGTGTGTCCGCTCTATACAGCTGGATGGACTGGTCTGGGGAGGCTCCAAGCTGGTGCCTGTGGGTTATGGCATTCGGAAGCTGCAGATCCAGTGTGTGGTAGAAGATGACAAGGTGGGCACAGACATCCTAGAGGAGGAGATCACCAAGTTCGAAGATTAT GTGCAGAGTGTTGACATCGCTGCTTTCAACAAGATCTAA
- the EEF1D gene encoding elongation factor 1-delta isoform X5: MRTRKPSCPLETVWEDKHKYDEAERLFYEREATQAAAAQAQQQPEEVVNGLSQDDSGDSSGRDTKKANNGKKQKKRKRSPKNHPCQTNLALVGLSADPIWFEKPLFDQAETSYRKKLADAVVVPRGMVPIEAAPATQLYSTLWPEKASPRAVVPKPGKALTAPCTHGSRVACHHMACGIWVNKFYFDRAEMAFVEWTQASTPPHSLDISSPQLPQDTSVASGRGTPDEGYMTAVTTPATPGPPIRGSSFTACWPSPPANGKPQLFSLQAMMQEVWLEKPQYDDAERCFYEAMFDGHPPGKVRLQERGGPSDVARRGRKDRRNRNNISKRIGPKRTDPVPSKEVDPALPYWYFLHKDGEPPWLSKSIYDSAESRHHATEALRMSWRAEAPPVSPVPAHRPASRAVPSATTPRPKKMATSFLVHEKIWFDKFKYDDAERKFYEQMNGPVPVSSRQENGASVILRDIARARENIQKSLAGSTNTSSSSGPSGDHSELVTRISNLEAENRSLRSVIQDLQATISRLETRLCTLEKCSPSYRPLAPQTQYVSPMQMREPFTATATKKAATPAEDDEEDDDIDLFGSDDEEEDKEAARLREERLRQYAEKKAKKPGLIAKSSILLDVKPWDDETDMAKLEECVRSIQLDGLVWGGSKLVPVGYGIRKLQIQCVVEDDKVGTDILEEEITKFEDYVQSVDIAAFNKI; this comes from the exons ATGAGGACAAGGAAGCCCTCCTGCCCGCTGGAGACGGTCTGGGAGGATAAGCATAAATACGATGAAGCAGAGCGGCTATTCTACGAACGGGAAGCCACACAGGCCGCCGCAGCCCAGGCCCAGCAGCAACCAGAGGAGGTGGTAAACGGCCTCAGCCAGGATGATTCAGGGGACAGCAGCGGGCGGGACACCAAGAAAGCCAACAAcgggaagaagcagaagaagaggaAACGTTCACCCAAGAACCACCCATGTCAGACCAACCTAGCCCTAGTGGGCCTATCAGCTGACCCAATTTGGTTTGAAAAACCACTTTTTGACCAGGCAGAGACATCCTACCGCAAGAAGCTTGCAGATGCAGTAGTAGTTCCACGTGGCATGGTCCCCATAGAGGCAGCCCCAGCCACCCAGTTGTACTCAACACTCTGGCCAGAGAAGGCAAGTCCTCGGGCAGTGGTACCCAAGCCAGGGAAGGCCCTGACGGCCCCCTGCACCCATGGGAGCCGTGTGGCCTGCCATCATATGGCTTGTGGCATCTGGGTTAATAAGTTCTACTTTGACCGAGCTGAGATGGCATTTGTGGAGTGGACGCAGGCGTCCACCCCACCGCACTCCCTGGATATCTCATCCCCACAGCTGCCACAGGACACAAGTGTGGCAAGTGGGAGGGGCACCCCAGATGAAGGGTATATGACAGCTGTAACTACTCCTGCCACCCCAGGGCCACCCATTAGAGGCTCATCCTTCACTGCCTGCTGGCCCAGCCCACCAGCCAATGGTAAACCCCAGCTTTTTAGTCTTCAGGCAATGATGCAGGAGGTGTGGTTGGAGAAACCCCAGTATGATGATGCTGAGAGATGTTTCTATGAGGCCATGTTTGATGGCCATCCCCCAGGAAAGGTGAGGCTGCAGGAACGGGGTGGACCATCTGATGTAGCACGGCGGGGAAGAAAAGATAGACGAAACAGAAATAACATAAGCAAACGTATTGGTCCAAAGCGGACAGACCCTGTACCCTCCAAAGAAGTGGACCCTGCCTTGCCCTACTGGTATTTCTTGCACAAGGATGGTGAACCCCCATGGCTCAGCAAATCAATTTATGACAGTGCCGAATCCCGCCACCATGCTACTGAAGCCCTCCGAATGTCATGGCGAGCAGAAGCACCTCCAGTCTCGCCAGTCCCTGCCCATCGGCCTGCTTCTCGTGCTGTCCCCTCAGCAACTACACCAAGACCAAA GAAGATGGCAACCAGCTTCCTGGTGCATGAGAAGATCTGGTTCGACAAATTCAAGTATGATGATGCAGAGAGAAAGTTCTATGAGCAGATGAATGGTCCTGTGCCAGTCTCTTCCAGACAG GAGAACGGCGCCAGCGTGATCCTCCGTGACATTGCCAGAGCCAGGGAGAATATCCAGAAATCACTGGCCGGA AGCACAAACACCAGCTCTTCCAGTGGCCCCAGTGGGGACCATAGTGAGCTGGTCACCAGAATTTCCAACCTAGAGGCAGAGAACCGGAGCCTTCGGAGTG TGATTCAGGACCTACAGGCCACCATCTCCAGGCTTGAAACCCGGCTGTGCACCCTGgagaaatgctctccctcctaccGCCCTCTGGCTCCTCAGACTCAG TATGTGTCCCCTATGCAGATGAGGGAGCCATTCACAGCCACAGCCACTAAGAAGGCGGCCACCCCAGCAGAGGACGATGAGGAAGATGACGATATTGACCTGTTTGGTAGTGATGATGAGGAAGAAGACAAGGAAGCAGCCCGGCTTCGGGAGGAACGCCTTCGGCAATATGCAGAGAAGAAGGCAAAGAAGCCAGGACTGATTGCAAAGTCTTCTATCCTCCTAGATGTCAAGCCT TGGGATGACGAAACAGACATGGCAAAGTTGGAGGAGTGTGTCCGCTCTATACAGCTGGATGGACTGGTCTGGGGAGGCTCCAAGCTGGTGCCTGTGGGTTATGGCATTCGGAAGCTGCAGATCCAGTGTGTGGTAGAAGATGACAAGGTGGGCACAGACATCCTAGAGGAGGAGATCACCAAGTTCGAAGATTAT GTGCAGAGTGTTGACATCGCTGCTTTCAACAAGATCTAA
- the EEF1D gene encoding elongation factor 1-delta isoform X3, giving the protein MRTRKPSCPLETVWEDKHKYDEAERLFYEREATQAAAAQAQQQPEEVVNGLSQDDSGDSSGRDTKKANNGKKQKKRKRSPKNHPCQTNLALVGLSADPIWFEKPLFDQAETSYRKKLADAVVVPRGMVPIEAAPATQLYSTLWPEKASPRAVVPKPGKALTAPCTHGSRVACHHMACGIWVNKFYFDRAEMAFVEWTQASTPPHSLDISSPQLPQDTSVASGRGTPDEGYMTAVTTPATPGPPIRGSSFTACWPSPPANGKPQLFSLQAMMQEVWLEKPQYDDAERCFYEAMFDGHPPGKVRLQERGGPSDVARRGRKDRRNRNNISKRIGPKRTDPVPSKEVDPALPYWYFLHKDGEPPWLSKSIYDSAESRHHATEALRMSWRAEAPPVSPVPAHRPASRAVPSATTPRPKKMATSFLVHEKIWFDKFKYDDAERKFYEQMNGPVPVSSRQENGASVILRDIARARENIQKSLAGLKMVLQSPPEALSQADPGPSTNTSSSSGPSGDHSELVTRISNLEAENRSLRSVIQDLQATISRLETRLCTLEKCSPSYRPLAPQTQYVSPMQMREPFTATATKKAATPAEDDEEDDDIDLFGSDDEEEDKEAARLREERLRQYAEKKAKKPGLIAKSSILLDVKPWDDETDMAKLEECVRSIQLDGLVWGGSKLVPVGYGIRKLQIQCVVEDDKVGTDILEEEITKFEDYVQSVDIAAFNKI; this is encoded by the exons ATGAGGACAAGGAAGCCCTCCTGCCCGCTGGAGACGGTCTGGGAGGATAAGCATAAATACGATGAAGCAGAGCGGCTATTCTACGAACGGGAAGCCACACAGGCCGCCGCAGCCCAGGCCCAGCAGCAACCAGAGGAGGTGGTAAACGGCCTCAGCCAGGATGATTCAGGGGACAGCAGCGGGCGGGACACCAAGAAAGCCAACAAcgggaagaagcagaagaagaggaAACGTTCACCCAAGAACCACCCATGTCAGACCAACCTAGCCCTAGTGGGCCTATCAGCTGACCCAATTTGGTTTGAAAAACCACTTTTTGACCAGGCAGAGACATCCTACCGCAAGAAGCTTGCAGATGCAGTAGTAGTTCCACGTGGCATGGTCCCCATAGAGGCAGCCCCAGCCACCCAGTTGTACTCAACACTCTGGCCAGAGAAGGCAAGTCCTCGGGCAGTGGTACCCAAGCCAGGGAAGGCCCTGACGGCCCCCTGCACCCATGGGAGCCGTGTGGCCTGCCATCATATGGCTTGTGGCATCTGGGTTAATAAGTTCTACTTTGACCGAGCTGAGATGGCATTTGTGGAGTGGACGCAGGCGTCCACCCCACCGCACTCCCTGGATATCTCATCCCCACAGCTGCCACAGGACACAAGTGTGGCAAGTGGGAGGGGCACCCCAGATGAAGGGTATATGACAGCTGTAACTACTCCTGCCACCCCAGGGCCACCCATTAGAGGCTCATCCTTCACTGCCTGCTGGCCCAGCCCACCAGCCAATGGTAAACCCCAGCTTTTTAGTCTTCAGGCAATGATGCAGGAGGTGTGGTTGGAGAAACCCCAGTATGATGATGCTGAGAGATGTTTCTATGAGGCCATGTTTGATGGCCATCCCCCAGGAAAGGTGAGGCTGCAGGAACGGGGTGGACCATCTGATGTAGCACGGCGGGGAAGAAAAGATAGACGAAACAGAAATAACATAAGCAAACGTATTGGTCCAAAGCGGACAGACCCTGTACCCTCCAAAGAAGTGGACCCTGCCTTGCCCTACTGGTATTTCTTGCACAAGGATGGTGAACCCCCATGGCTCAGCAAATCAATTTATGACAGTGCCGAATCCCGCCACCATGCTACTGAAGCCCTCCGAATGTCATGGCGAGCAGAAGCACCTCCAGTCTCGCCAGTCCCTGCCCATCGGCCTGCTTCTCGTGCTGTCCCCTCAGCAACTACACCAAGACCAAA GAAGATGGCAACCAGCTTCCTGGTGCATGAGAAGATCTGGTTCGACAAATTCAAGTATGATGATGCAGAGAGAAAGTTCTATGAGCAGATGAATGGTCCTGTGCCAGTCTCTTCCAGACAG GAGAACGGCGCCAGCGTGATCCTCCGTGACATTGCCAGAGCCAGGGAGAATATCCAGAAATCACTGGCCGGA cTCAAGATGGTGCTGCAAAGTCCCCCTGAGGCCCTGAGCCAGGCCGACCCTGGTCCT AGCACAAACACCAGCTCTTCCAGTGGCCCCAGTGGGGACCATAGTGAGCTGGTCACCAGAATTTCCAACCTAGAGGCAGAGAACCGGAGCCTTCGGAGTG TGATTCAGGACCTACAGGCCACCATCTCCAGGCTTGAAACCCGGCTGTGCACCCTGgagaaatgctctccctcctaccGCCCTCTGGCTCCTCAGACTCAG TATGTGTCCCCTATGCAGATGAGGGAGCCATTCACAGCCACAGCCACTAAGAAGGCGGCCACCCCAGCAGAGGACGATGAGGAAGATGACGATATTGACCTGTTTGGTAGTGATGATGAGGAAGAAGACAAGGAAGCAGCCCGGCTTCGGGAGGAACGCCTTCGGCAATATGCAGAGAAGAAGGCAAAGAAGCCAGGACTGATTGCAAAGTCTTCTATCCTCCTAGATGTCAAGCCT TGGGATGACGAAACAGACATGGCAAAGTTGGAGGAGTGTGTCCGCTCTATACAGCTGGATGGACTGGTCTGGGGAGGCTCCAAGCTGGTGCCTGTGGGTTATGGCATTCGGAAGCTGCAGATCCAGTGTGTGGTAGAAGATGACAAGGTGGGCACAGACATCCTAGAGGAGGAGATCACCAAGTTCGAAGATTAT GTGCAGAGTGTTGACATCGCTGCTTTCAACAAGATCTAA